The following are from one region of the Endozoicomonas sp. 4G genome:
- the fliE gene encoding flagellar hook-basal body complex protein FliE, whose amino-acid sequence MEIKGLNPDALSVLLKDRPAPILPSSIESEGMTTPGFGNLLQQAIDKVNGLQKESSSMMHKIETGESDDLLGTMIAMQKSSISFQALMQVRNKAVTAYEDIMRMQI is encoded by the coding sequence ATGGAAATCAAAGGTCTTAACCCGGATGCTCTCAGTGTACTCCTGAAGGACCGGCCTGCTCCGATTTTACCCTCCTCAATTGAATCTGAAGGCATGACGACGCCCGGTTTTGGCAATCTGTTGCAACAGGCCATTGACAAGGTGAATGGTCTGCAAAAAGAGTCCAGCAGCATGATGCACAAGATTGAAACCGGGGAAAGTGATGACCTCCTGGGCACCATGATTGCCATGCAGAAATCCAGTATTTCTTTTCAGGCATTGATGCAGGTCCGCAATAAGGCAGTGACTGCTTACGAAGACATCATGCGTATGCAGATTTAA
- the fliG gene encoding flagellar motor switch protein FliG, with protein sequence MSDNQRVLPSRQPTPKDIAILLLSLGEKGAAQVFKHLSQREVRQISATMATIAPLKRDQVQEVLDLFFHTYRYDSALSGSSKGYLNKTLKLALGDKEAKGVMDSIFGGESNSLEAMKWMDSGTITELIVDEHPQLQAVVLTYLGATQATDVLMRLPAKNHQDLLSRVARLQELHPSIIEELNIIFDANIGKMSTSQNTTVSGLRQVADIMNRMNDTSVQSLLGYFKEQDKKLAEQIEQQMFLFEHLMRLDEDALRKVMAEVSQDILALALKGAAQEMVDAIVGTMTKRSSKFLLEDIENLGAVRASQVQSARNDVLRAARQLAASGEIELIFNDEDEMIG encoded by the coding sequence ATGAGTGATAATCAAAGAGTTTTGCCATCAAGGCAGCCGACGCCTAAAGACATAGCCATTCTGCTGCTCAGTCTTGGGGAGAAAGGGGCAGCGCAGGTATTCAAACACCTTAGCCAGCGGGAAGTTCGACAGATCAGCGCGACCATGGCTACCATCGCACCCTTGAAAAGAGACCAGGTTCAGGAAGTGCTGGATCTGTTTTTCCATACCTATCGGTATGACAGTGCCTTGTCTGGTTCCTCAAAGGGCTACCTTAACAAAACCTTGAAACTGGCCTTAGGTGATAAAGAAGCTAAAGGTGTAATGGATTCTATTTTTGGCGGCGAGAGCAACAGTTTGGAAGCGATGAAGTGGATGGACTCGGGAACCATCACCGAACTGATTGTTGATGAGCACCCACAGCTTCAGGCAGTGGTATTGACCTACCTGGGAGCCACCCAGGCCACCGACGTATTAATGCGCCTGCCAGCCAAGAATCACCAGGATCTATTATCACGAGTCGCCCGATTGCAGGAATTACATCCGTCCATTATTGAAGAACTCAACATTATATTTGATGCCAATATCGGCAAAATGAGCACCAGCCAGAATACCACCGTCAGTGGTCTTCGTCAGGTGGCCGATATTATGAACCGAATGAACGACACTTCGGTGCAGAGTCTGTTGGGGTACTTCAAGGAGCAGGATAAGAAACTGGCTGAGCAGATTGAACAACAAATGTTCCTCTTTGAACACCTTATGCGTCTGGATGAAGATGCACTGCGTAAGGTTATGGCAGAGGTCAGCCAGGATATTCTGGCCCTGGCTCTCAAGGGGGCTGCCCAGGAGATGGTTGATGCCATTGTCGGCACCATGACCAAGCGAAGTTCCAAATTCCTGCTTGAAGATATCGAAAACCTTGGTGCGGTCCGCGCCAGTCAGGTTCAGTCGGCCCGTAATGATGTGCTGCGGGCAGCGCGACAGCTGGCTGCATCCGGTGAGATAGAGCTGATCTTTAATGATGAGGACGAGATGATCGGGTGA
- a CDS encoding type I restriction-modification system subunit M/S yields MSRDIVHALIPGTLQSKNWYQAYLVLLGQLFAWARLSELEFLPEQELPDNHAELEPLFRTIGQKKVAGAFANVDQSLWQTAWQQGDELLGQIPSDEITRACHSVMTAKRHNLLKYNEIPLALQRRSKPLSSALPEAMGELLEALSGSGGSCYLPNANSFMLGADLALAGQVYSEQPAISTLDALSVLINPDIHIAQGHPVLEPAFFTSGQLQKFDHGVGLLTADHRYKVNEVRDIFQRLDTQVRSEEMLFIRHMFWRCSGQVVIAVPGRFLQKNTEQHIAFRRWLLKQNRLHAIIKLPKGLLPGRATPLYVLVAKRQVTDNVYLIDASSDYFKATPVRKKGTAKIQLNNVDVILEQMNEDSASPRFSKKLDKKALIQGSVILDPGHYCADIRRIDLLGKPVAASYLETLVDIIRAQALRDIHLEKQVFLEVTANDINEAGEIEQPAKEIHVDEKGLKRAKQQLLQPGDVLLVIKGQAGRIAIVPDVCGLNWVANQSFVILRLKQNTYLNSSIVLFRFLRSQTGKALVDSICTESQVPFIHGNDLKQLPIPEWSAFEQQQAEQSHREILKLYAQVRFIRDKARMIEDELLKEA; encoded by the coding sequence ATGAGCCGCGACATCGTTCATGCCCTTATTCCGGGCACGCTACAGAGTAAAAACTGGTATCAGGCTTACCTGGTTCTGCTGGGGCAGCTCTTTGCCTGGGCAAGATTGTCTGAACTGGAGTTTTTGCCAGAGCAGGAACTGCCAGACAATCATGCGGAACTTGAGCCGCTGTTCAGAACAATCGGGCAGAAAAAAGTAGCGGGGGCATTTGCCAATGTTGACCAGTCTCTCTGGCAAACAGCCTGGCAACAGGGCGATGAATTACTTGGGCAGATCCCAAGCGATGAAATTACCCGGGCCTGCCACTCAGTGATGACTGCAAAACGGCACAATCTACTGAAATACAATGAGATTCCTTTGGCCTTGCAACGTCGCTCCAAACCCCTCTCCTCGGCATTGCCCGAAGCCATGGGTGAATTGCTGGAGGCATTGTCCGGCTCAGGTGGCAGTTGCTACCTGCCTAATGCCAATAGCTTTATGCTGGGGGCGGATCTGGCACTTGCCGGTCAGGTGTATTCCGAGCAGCCTGCTATCAGCACTCTGGATGCTTTAAGTGTGCTGATTAATCCGGATATTCATATTGCCCAGGGGCATCCGGTGCTTGAGCCTGCTTTTTTTACATCGGGCCAGCTGCAAAAGTTTGATCATGGGGTGGGTCTTCTGACAGCCGACCACCGTTATAAAGTCAACGAAGTCAGGGATATTTTCCAACGGCTGGATACCCAGGTTCGCAGTGAAGAAATGTTGTTTATCCGGCATATGTTCTGGCGTTGTTCCGGGCAGGTGGTTATTGCTGTGCCAGGGCGGTTTTTACAGAAAAATACCGAGCAGCATATTGCCTTTCGTCGTTGGTTATTAAAACAAAACAGGCTGCACGCTATTATTAAACTGCCTAAAGGACTGCTACCCGGACGGGCTACGCCTCTTTACGTGCTGGTAGCAAAACGACAGGTTACTGATAATGTGTATTTGATAGACGCCAGTAGCGATTACTTCAAAGCCACTCCTGTGCGGAAGAAGGGGACGGCCAAAATCCAGCTGAATAATGTGGATGTCATTCTTGAACAAATGAACGAGGATAGCGCAAGCCCTCGTTTTTCTAAAAAACTGGATAAAAAGGCGCTGATTCAGGGGAGCGTTATTCTCGACCCCGGACATTATTGCGCTGATATTCGACGCATTGATTTACTGGGTAAGCCGGTGGCGGCCAGTTATTTAGAGACACTGGTTGATATTATAAGAGCCCAGGCCCTACGCGATATTCATCTGGAAAAACAGGTGTTTCTGGAAGTCACAGCCAATGATATCAATGAGGCTGGAGAGATTGAGCAGCCTGCAAAAGAAATTCATGTTGATGAAAAAGGGCTGAAGCGCGCAAAACAACAATTACTGCAACCAGGCGATGTCCTGCTGGTTATTAAGGGGCAGGCGGGACGAATTGCCATTGTACCGGATGTCTGTGGCTTAAACTGGGTGGCCAATCAGTCCTTTGTTATTTTACGACTGAAGCAAAATACCTATCTCAACAGCTCCATTGTGTTGTTCCGGTTCCTGCGCTCGCAAACTGGCAAGGCGTTAGTCGATAGTATTTGTACCGAAAGTCAGGTGCCGTTTATTCACGGAAATGATTTAAAGCAACTTCCTATTCCCGAGTGGTCTGCCTTTGAACAGCAGCAGGCAGAACAGTCTCACAGGGAAATTCTTAAACTCTATGCCCAGGTTCGGTTTATTCGTGATAAAGCCCGGATGATAGAAGATGAGCTGCTAAAAGAAGCTTGA
- a CDS encoding FliI/YscN family ATPase produces MSLPDDLIQKLKTVPVAKLSGKISAIKGLLLEAQGLRLPVGQLCHINMRSGRQVEAEVVGFDGASQFLMPLSTTMEGLAAGDKIIPVSLNHTMPVGEELLGRVVDAMGKPLDANALSLSGRISIHSSPLNPMARRPVDEPLEVGVRVIDSLLTLGKGQRVGLFAGSGVGKSTLMGMMTRNTRADVTVVGLIGERSREVKEFVDQILGMEGREKAVVVASPGDESPVRRIRAALYCHQIAEYFRDQGKTVLLLMDSLTRYAQAHREIALAVGEAPAAKGFPPSVFSKIPILLERAGTGVGEGSVTAIYTVLAEGDDMQEPVIDTARSILDGHIVLSRELAERGHFPAIDLEASISRTMSQLITEEHEQCAQAFRRYHARYNEFRELMAIGAYKPGADPELDKAIEHRPQMERFLQQSRYEQVDLSGSIEQLIHIWRSDQVVTS; encoded by the coding sequence ATGTCTCTTCCTGATGATCTGATTCAAAAACTGAAGACCGTACCGGTTGCCAAATTATCCGGCAAGATATCCGCCATAAAAGGTCTGCTTCTGGAAGCCCAGGGGTTACGATTGCCCGTTGGTCAACTTTGCCATATCAATATGCGCAGTGGTCGCCAGGTAGAGGCCGAAGTGGTTGGCTTTGACGGTGCCAGCCAATTTCTGATGCCCCTTTCAACCACCATGGAAGGCTTGGCTGCCGGAGACAAAATTATTCCCGTTTCTCTCAACCACACCATGCCAGTGGGGGAAGAGCTGTTAGGGCGGGTGGTGGATGCTATGGGTAAGCCGCTTGATGCCAATGCCCTGAGTTTATCAGGTCGAATCTCAATTCATTCCTCGCCCCTTAATCCGATGGCCAGAAGGCCGGTGGATGAACCTCTGGAAGTGGGCGTAAGAGTGATCGACAGTCTGCTGACGTTAGGAAAAGGGCAAAGAGTTGGCTTGTTTGCTGGCAGTGGCGTTGGCAAAAGCACACTGATGGGCATGATGACCCGTAATACCCGGGCGGATGTAACGGTTGTGGGTTTGATCGGTGAACGCAGTCGTGAAGTAAAGGAGTTTGTGGATCAGATTCTGGGCATGGAAGGTCGGGAAAAGGCCGTTGTGGTGGCTTCCCCCGGCGATGAATCGCCCGTCCGCAGAATTCGTGCGGCACTCTATTGTCATCAAATTGCCGAGTATTTCAGGGACCAGGGCAAAACGGTTCTGCTGCTGATGGACTCCCTTACCCGTTATGCCCAGGCTCACCGTGAAATCGCACTGGCTGTGGGTGAGGCTCCGGCAGCGAAAGGTTTTCCTCCTTCGGTCTTCAGTAAGATTCCAATACTGCTGGAGCGTGCCGGAACGGGAGTGGGTGAAGGTTCAGTCACCGCTATCTATACCGTACTGGCAGAAGGTGATGATATGCAGGAGCCGGTGATAGACACTGCCCGCTCTATTCTTGATGGACATATTGTGCTCAGTCGTGAACTGGCAGAAAGAGGTCATTTCCCGGCCATTGATCTGGAAGCCTCCATCAGCAGAACCATGTCTCAGCTCATCACAGAAGAACATGAGCAGTGTGCCCAGGCGTTCCGACGCTATCATGCCCGGTATAATGAGTTCAGAGAACTTATGGCTATCGGGGCTTACAAACCCGGAGCAGATCCTGAACTTGATAAAGCCATTGAACACCGTCCCCAGATGGAGCGTTTTCTCCAGCAAAGCCGTTATGAACAGGTTGATCTCTCTGGCAGCATTGAACAACTGATACATATCTGGCGGTCTGATCAGGTGGTTACCTCATGA
- the flgA gene encoding flagellar basal body P-ring formation chaperone FlgA codes for MPPFIFHLRPIFRSSIVIASLFSSHSFSDTHLAKDIERRVYQSVEKEVASFIQTIPGARYELSVRPLSASKSRRTCEGNLSVSEDFGTRPPVGVVKRTVECPGEWRMTVMADNKILLPVIHSARALTRGQRLTGEVLQLREVDYSRLRGQYFTEINEISGRVIKRSIGAQTLISANMLEKDYVIRKGAIVQIIAGGNGLQVSMSGVALDDGELHETIRVRNRSSGKIVHAEVIDSGKVRIHR; via the coding sequence ATGCCGCCTTTCATATTTCATCTCAGGCCGATTTTCAGATCGTCCATAGTCATCGCCTCGCTATTTTCGTCCCATAGTTTTTCTGATACCCACCTCGCAAAGGATATTGAACGCAGAGTTTATCAATCGGTTGAAAAGGAAGTGGCCAGTTTTATTCAAACGATTCCCGGTGCCCGCTATGAACTCAGCGTTCGCCCTCTTTCCGCCAGTAAATCCCGAAGAACCTGTGAAGGAAATCTATCTGTTTCCGAAGATTTCGGGACTCGTCCGCCGGTAGGAGTCGTCAAACGAACCGTAGAATGCCCCGGGGAGTGGCGAATGACCGTGATGGCGGACAATAAAATTTTGCTGCCCGTTATTCACAGTGCCCGCGCCCTGACCAGGGGGCAGAGATTGACCGGGGAAGTGCTTCAGCTGCGGGAAGTCGATTACAGCCGATTGAGGGGGCAGTATTTTACTGAAATCAATGAAATCAGTGGCAGAGTCATTAAACGCAGCATTGGCGCTCAGACATTGATTTCAGCCAATATGCTGGAAAAAGATTATGTGATTCGCAAGGGAGCCATCGTCCAGATTATTGCCGGTGGGAATGGCTTGCAGGTTTCCATGTCTGGCGTTGCTCTGGATGATGGCGAACTGCACGAAACGATACGGGTAAGAAACCGGTCTTCTGGCAAAATTGTGCACGCAGAAGTGATTGATTCCGGAAAGGTTCGAATTCACCGTTAA
- the fliF gene encoding flagellar basal-body MS-ring/collar protein FliF, giving the protein MAESESEKKTAPEQTPEEKEVKPVPREMLDRVTGVLRKNRSYQVALMVLFAVSVALMSVFWLWSQSPDYQPLYGNQELYDVASVVNVLEQNNIAYKIHPASGQVMVDAGRLSDARMQLAVSGVQARSPEGLETLDGQEIGTSQFVENVRYRRGLEGELAQTIISLKPVRNARIHLALPKQSSFIRKQGKPSASVFVDLFPGYRLNNEQIEGIVNLVAASVANMNRSDVSVIDQSGKLLSSDVLLGNSALSEASKQLDFKRQVEAHFQQRISALLEPLVGSANFRAQVTANVDFERVVQTVEQYEPGAPVLRSEQGKEMVNTGQGAGGIPGALANQPPEEEDQAQAEQSSNTRSEFVRNYEVDKVIRQVANQQGRVQKLSVAVVLNELPDEALGIGNWDQARIATIQQMIIDATGIDQARGDQISIHTAPFVPVTHVEPVGLAWWQQPQVLYYLKYICGTLLGILVIMFLLRPMMKQITLKMEEPIALPHAMSAGDNNTQFDQKGRKVIFDDTFDLLPPELADFETQVTQMRELSSKAPARVAQVIKLWMNSYE; this is encoded by the coding sequence ATGGCCGAATCAGAGTCAGAAAAAAAGACTGCCCCGGAGCAGACACCGGAAGAAAAAGAAGTGAAACCTGTACCGCGGGAAATGTTGGACAGGGTCACCGGGGTTCTGAGAAAGAATCGCAGCTATCAAGTAGCGCTGATGGTGTTGTTTGCTGTTTCTGTTGCCCTGATGTCGGTTTTCTGGCTCTGGTCGCAATCCCCCGATTATCAGCCACTGTATGGCAATCAGGAACTCTATGATGTGGCCAGTGTGGTCAATGTGCTGGAACAAAACAATATTGCCTATAAAATTCACCCTGCTTCGGGTCAAGTCATGGTGGATGCCGGACGACTCTCTGATGCCCGTATGCAGCTGGCAGTATCCGGCGTTCAGGCAAGGTCACCGGAAGGACTGGAAACGCTGGATGGGCAGGAAATCGGTACCAGCCAGTTTGTGGAAAATGTCCGTTACCGGCGCGGTCTCGAAGGTGAGCTGGCCCAGACGATTATCAGCTTGAAACCCGTTCGCAATGCCCGTATCCATCTGGCCCTACCCAAGCAGAGCAGCTTTATCCGTAAACAGGGAAAACCCTCAGCCTCGGTGTTTGTCGATCTGTTTCCGGGATACCGGCTAAACAATGAGCAGATTGAAGGCATTGTCAATCTGGTGGCTGCCAGTGTCGCCAACATGAATCGCAGCGATGTTTCGGTGATTGACCAGTCCGGCAAGTTGCTCTCTTCAGATGTTTTGTTGGGCAACAGCGCGCTCAGTGAAGCCAGTAAACAGCTGGATTTCAAGCGTCAGGTAGAAGCTCATTTTCAACAGCGTATCAGCGCCTTGCTCGAGCCTCTGGTGGGTTCTGCCAATTTCAGGGCGCAGGTCACTGCCAATGTGGATTTTGAGCGGGTGGTGCAGACTGTCGAGCAATATGAGCCCGGTGCTCCGGTGTTAAGAAGTGAGCAGGGCAAGGAAATGGTCAACACTGGCCAGGGAGCCGGTGGCATACCCGGTGCTCTCGCCAATCAGCCGCCGGAAGAAGAGGATCAGGCCCAGGCGGAGCAGAGCAGTAATACCCGGTCAGAGTTTGTCCGTAATTATGAAGTCGACAAAGTGATCAGGCAGGTGGCCAATCAGCAGGGCAGGGTACAGAAACTCAGCGTGGCCGTTGTTCTCAATGAATTGCCTGATGAAGCTTTGGGTATTGGCAACTGGGATCAGGCAAGAATTGCCACAATTCAACAAATGATCATCGATGCAACCGGCATTGACCAGGCCCGTGGTGATCAGATCAGCATTCACACCGCACCGTTTGTGCCAGTCACTCATGTTGAGCCTGTCGGACTGGCTTGGTGGCAGCAGCCGCAGGTACTTTATTATCTCAAATATATTTGCGGCACTTTGCTGGGCATTCTGGTGATTATGTTCCTTTTAAGGCCCATGATGAAACAGATCACTCTCAAGATGGAGGAGCCTATTGCATTACCTCATGCAATGTCAGCGGGAGATAATAACACCCAGTTCGACCAAAAAGGTAGGAAGGTGATATTTGATGACACCTTTGATCTTTTGCCTCCTGAGCTGGCAGATTTTGAAACCCAGGTGACTCAGATGCGAGAGCTGTCGTCGAAGGCGCCAGCCAGGGTGGCACAGGTGATCAAGCTATGGATGAACAGCTATGAGTGA
- a CDS encoding OmpA family protein, whose protein sequence is MLFSDHARQLRKLLIFGLALLLVSRSLANPVREFPQELSDHQWELTTSRFQCRLVSKVTGLGNIVLNSAAGGVHYIALESDVFIKEARHIRVEVQQTPWLHSPYVNAFGDIEVEPEKPFAMKVNVARVVEDLQQGHQLVIEIQREAVNPVFIKMPAMNFQKTAASFYQCYGALLALNYEQARETMIYYPPARSRISPERLSHLDDLATYILVDKSIANVTIDAHTDSWGDRLENLQLSKIRAIRVFNYLRSKGIAEQRIIMRYHGDRYPVASNQTLAGRNKNRRVKITLNRR, encoded by the coding sequence ATGTTGTTTTCCGATCATGCACGGCAACTACGGAAACTGTTGATTTTTGGCCTCGCCCTGTTGCTGGTTTCCCGGTCTTTAGCCAACCCGGTCAGAGAGTTCCCGCAGGAACTGAGTGACCATCAGTGGGAGCTGACGACTTCCCGTTTCCAGTGTCGTCTGGTTAGCAAAGTGACCGGGCTTGGCAATATCGTTTTGAATTCCGCTGCCGGAGGCGTGCATTATATCGCCCTGGAATCGGATGTGTTTATTAAAGAAGCCCGTCATATTCGTGTTGAGGTGCAACAAACACCCTGGCTTCATAGCCCTTATGTGAATGCTTTTGGCGATATTGAAGTAGAGCCGGAAAAACCGTTTGCAATGAAAGTTAATGTGGCCCGTGTCGTTGAAGACCTGCAACAGGGTCATCAGCTGGTTATTGAGATTCAGAGGGAAGCGGTTAACCCTGTTTTCATTAAAATGCCCGCCATGAATTTTCAAAAAACGGCAGCATCATTTTATCAGTGTTATGGGGCGTTACTGGCTCTGAACTATGAGCAGGCCAGAGAAACGATGATCTACTACCCTCCTGCAAGATCCCGCATAAGCCCCGAACGATTATCACACCTTGATGACCTGGCTACTTATATTCTGGTGGATAAAAGTATCGCCAATGTGACTATTGATGCTCACACAGATTCCTGGGGTGACAGGCTGGAAAATCTTCAGCTGTCAAAAATACGTGCCATTCGGGTGTTTAACTATTTGCGATCAAAAGGCATTGCCGAACAGCGTATTATTATGCGCTATCACGGTGACCGCTATCCTGTAGCCTCCAATCAGACCCTTGCCGGAAGAAATAAAAACCGACGGGTAAAGATTACCCTGAACCGCCGATAA
- the fliN gene encoding flagellar motor switch protein FliN — translation MSNEENENEQEITSPQPAGDGVSLQDSLESETNHRGIEDTNNLPQSVSDLGMILDIPVTLSLELGSTEINIGELMHLNKGSIVELEKEASEPLEVKVNGTLVAYAEVVVINDKYGIRLLDVISESERLKKLA, via the coding sequence ATGAGCAATGAAGAAAATGAAAATGAGCAGGAAATAACTTCGCCACAACCTGCTGGTGACGGTGTCAGTCTTCAGGACAGTCTGGAGTCAGAAACCAACCACAGGGGGATAGAAGACACAAACAACCTGCCGCAGTCAGTCAGTGACCTGGGTATGATTCTTGATATTCCTGTAACACTGTCTCTGGAACTGGGCAGCACCGAAATAAACATTGGTGAGCTAATGCACCTGAATAAAGGCTCAATTGTTGAGCTGGAGAAAGAAGCCTCCGAGCCTTTGGAAGTCAAAGTCAATGGCACCCTGGTCGCCTATGCCGAAGTGGTGGTGATCAATGATAAGTACGGCATTCGCCTGCTGGATGTCATCAGCGAATCTGAACGTCTGAAAAAACTGGCCTGA
- a CDS encoding FliH/SctL family protein yields the protein MTNRQKIWQPETAAFKRFLFPVHQKSGEAQVSETHQQPEPDISQPVDRVQNTVATPPEAIEPSAEVLQSALKQGIEQGYAKGVEEGRRMGFEEGRELGVKEGGRIATEEQKKLVSLLRKEMSEFRSGSRYGGDEKISWLGKVIEETCRQVVRRELMTAPDQIVSVIRETLSIMPEDAQYTIHVNPVNAELLKQLKPDFGAAWQVVEDQELAMSDCRIISSQTEAEARMESRLVECLDIIRENLPAAMEDAG from the coding sequence ATGACAAACAGACAAAAAATATGGCAGCCTGAGACAGCCGCCTTCAAACGGTTTCTCTTTCCGGTTCACCAAAAGTCAGGTGAAGCTCAGGTTTCAGAGACCCATCAACAACCCGAACCTGATATTTCCCAACCTGTCGACAGGGTTCAGAATACAGTAGCAACACCGCCGGAAGCCATTGAGCCTTCTGCAGAAGTTTTGCAGAGTGCCCTGAAGCAGGGGATTGAACAAGGCTATGCCAAAGGCGTGGAAGAAGGCCGCCGAATGGGCTTTGAAGAGGGCAGGGAACTGGGGGTTAAAGAAGGCGGGCGTATTGCTACTGAGGAGCAGAAAAAACTGGTGTCCCTGCTACGCAAGGAAATGTCTGAATTTCGTTCTGGTAGCCGTTATGGCGGTGACGAAAAGATCAGCTGGCTGGGTAAAGTAATAGAAGAAACCTGTCGTCAGGTGGTACGACGGGAATTGATGACCGCTCCGGATCAGATTGTCTCCGTCATCAGGGAAACGCTGAGTATCATGCCTGAGGATGCTCAGTACACCATCCATGTAAATCCGGTCAATGCCGAACTGCTGAAACAACTCAAGCCTGATTTTGGTGCCGCCTGGCAGGTGGTCGAAGATCAGGAATTGGCAATGAGCGATTGCCGGATTATTTCCAGCCAGACCGAAGCAGAAGCACGAATGGAATCCCGGCTGGTGGAGTGCCTGGATATTATTCGTGAAAACTTGCCTGCCGCCATGGAGGACGCAGGTTAA
- the fliP gene encoding flagellar type III secretion system pore protein FliP (The bacterial flagellar biogenesis protein FliP forms a type III secretion system (T3SS)-type pore required for flagellar assembly.) has translation MRLLIYAGLPLLLISPLSWGQEGLPLLTVTSDGDSQEYSASLQILILMTALSFIPAALLMMTSFTRIIIVLAILRQALGLQQTPPTQVLLGMALALTLIVMQPLFGVVYTEAVEPYLDEQLTLMEAIKQAGIPVKEFMLRQTRDTDLELFYQIADITPPLNVAETPFSIAIPAFVTSELKTAFQIGFVIYIPFLVIDLVVASVLMAMGMIMLSPQMISLPFKLMLFVLVDGWAMIMGTLASSFF, from the coding sequence ATGAGGTTGCTGATCTATGCCGGCCTGCCTCTGCTCCTGATTTCCCCGCTCAGCTGGGGGCAGGAGGGGTTGCCATTATTGACGGTCACCAGTGACGGTGATTCACAGGAATACAGCGCCAGTCTTCAGATTTTGATTCTGATGACAGCCCTGAGTTTTATTCCTGCCGCGCTGTTGATGATGACGTCTTTTACCCGGATTATTATTGTTCTGGCTATTCTGCGTCAGGCGCTGGGCTTACAGCAAACACCACCCACTCAGGTGTTACTGGGGATGGCACTGGCACTGACCCTGATTGTGATGCAACCCTTGTTTGGGGTGGTTTATACCGAGGCGGTTGAACCTTATCTGGATGAACAGTTGACCCTGATGGAGGCTATAAAACAGGCGGGCATTCCGGTCAAAGAGTTTATGCTGCGCCAGACCAGGGATACGGACCTGGAATTGTTTTATCAAATTGCCGATATAACACCACCGCTAAATGTTGCGGAAACCCCTTTTTCCATCGCCATTCCCGCTTTTGTGACCAGTGAATTGAAAACCGCCTTTCAAATTGGCTTTGTTATCTACATTCCCTTTCTGGTGATTGATCTGGTGGTTGCCAGTGTGCTAATGGCCATGGGTATGATTATGTTGTCGCCCCAGATGATTTCGCTGCCTTTCAAGTTGATGCTGTTTGTTCTGGTAGACGGCTGGGCCATGATTATGGGCACCCTGGCATCAAGCTTCTTTTAG